Below is a genomic region from Lutra lutra chromosome 5, mLutLut1.2, whole genome shotgun sequence.
CTCACGCTCATGtcgctcctccccctccccagcccgaGGCCCgcgttgggaggttggggggtcAGCgagtgaggtgggggtgggggtgggggcccgcGTCCGGCCCCGGGGCTGCCCAGGTGGCGACGTCGGGGCTGCGGGCGCCTTCGCTGGACCCGCATTGCCCCCTAGTGCCGCGCGGAGTCAGGGCGCCGGGCTCCCCCGCCTGATGTCACCGCCGTGCAGTGAGCCCAGAGGCGGCTCGTCGCGAGCAGACCCTCCTCGGCGCTGCCCGGGCTGGCCGCCACTGCCCGCACACCCGCCGCGGGCCGGGCCGAGCCGGGCGCCCCCtgcccgccgcccctcccccgccgctcCCCGCCCGCCCGGCCCCGCGTGCCTGACGTGGACCATTAAACTTGGAGCCGCCGCCTCGGCCCCTCTCTCGCCGCCTCCCTCTGACAGCCGGCGAGCGGGGCTCggtgcaggcaggcaggcaggagacGCGCCGCGGGGCTGGGCTGCCCGGGGGAGATGACTCCTCGCCGGGAGGGCGCCTCTGGGAAGAAGACCGCGGGCGAAGCAAAGTTGCAGGGCAGCTGAGGAGCTTGGCCGCAGCCCTTCCAGCCCGCTCACCCCAGGCTATGGAGGGCCGACTCTAAAATGAATCCCGACCTGGACACCGGCCACAACACATCAGCACCTGCCCACTGGGGAGAGTTGAAAAATGCCAACTTCACTGGCCCCAACCAGACCTCGAGCAACTCCACACTGCCCCAGCTGGACATCACCAGGGCCATCTCCGTGGGCCTGGTGCTGGGCGCCTTCATCCTCTTTGCCATCGTGGGCAACATCGTCGTCATCTTGTCGGTGGCCTGCAATCGTCACCTGCGGACGCCCACCAACTACTTCATCGTCAACCTGGCCGTTGCCGACCTGCTGCTGAGCTTCACCGTTCTGCCTTTCTCCGCGGCCCTGGAGGTGCTCGGCTACTGGGTGCTGGGACGGATCTTCTGTGACATCTGGGCCGCCGTGGATGTCCTGTGTTGCACCGCCTCCATTCTGAGCCTGTGCGCCATCTCCATCGATCGCTACATTGGGGTGCGCTACTCCCTGCAGTACCCCACACTCGTCACCCGCAGGAAGGCCATCTTGGCACTCCTCAGCGTCTGGGTCTTGTCCACGGTCATCTCCATCGGGCCTCTCCTTGGGTGGAAGGAGCCGGCGCCCAACGATGACAAGGAATGCGGGGTCACCGAAGAACCCTTCTAcgccctcttctcttccctgggcTCCTTTTACATCCCTCTGGCGGTCATTCTGGTCATGTACTGTCGCGTCTACATTGTTGCCAAGAGGACCACCAAGAATCTGGAGGCCGGAGTCATGAAAGAGATGTCCAACTCCAAGGAGCTGACTCTGAGAATCCACTCCAAGAACTTTCATGAGGACACCCTCAGCAGTACCAAGGCTAAGGGCCACAACCCCAGGAGTTCCATAGCTGTCAAACTTTTTAAGTTCTCCAGGGAGAAGAAGGCAGCCAAGACCTTGGGCATTGTGGTCGGTATGTTCATCTTGTGCTGGCTACCCTTCTTCATCGCTCTACCACTTGGTAAGTTGGGGACTGGCGGAGGGGAACTGGGTATTTTCAGATCTCGGGTTTACTGGTGAGCTTACCGTAaaggttttttgtgggttttgttttctatgcGGTCTGTGTGTGTTTGGCGATTGAAGAATACTGTTTGTTCTGCAAAGGCTTTGCAGACTGGGTAGCTGGTTAAGAACCAACTCAGGTGTTAGTGGAACACGCTAAGAAAGGGGCTAGTCACTTGAAATAGAACCACAGGAGGAAAATCCGGTATGTGGAATGACTCATTCAACGGCGTCGgtttaataattaaaaaggaCACTGGACTTGAACATCACACCAGCGTTATCTCAGTAGTAATGATGTGCCCGTTAAGGCAGCATAGCTAATGCAGCATACAAAATAGTTTGTAGTTACCGCAGACGCGGCATTTGGGAAGCAGGCAGGCAGCTCGTACGCAGAAAGGCAGTTTTCATTCAGCATTTCCAGGGCTCTTGCAGAGACCCACGCTCCCCATGAGCTTTGCAGAGGCTGCGTCCTCCCCCTCTCCGTTCACCGCTTGCTCTCACCTCAATGCACTCCTTTCGTTATGAGTTAATAAGAACATTTTAACAGCTGCACCGCCCCAATCAGCCCTTGAGTGAGCTAAAGCTTGAGatttgaaagagaaggaagacagagggtcacatgttttcaatttttaccCGAAAATGTTCCTAACTCTGGTGATTCCTGGAATAGCCAGATTTAAATTACAGGGGTCCCTCACCTTAGGCTGCCAGGCACCAAATCCTGCTGGGATGAAATTGAGTTCATCCTCTCCTATACAAATATGTCCATCTTCTTTTGTTTAGTGGTCTAAGTTGTTCAAAAAGCTTCCTGATTTTTCCTACGAAGATACAGTCTGGCTAGGAGGTAAACCTAGAGGAGGGTACCGTGACATGCTGTCCACATGGCTTGGGAAACACTTGTCCTTCCTCTAAGGCACTGATCTGCTGTAGTTTCCTCTTCAT
It encodes:
- the ADRA1B gene encoding alpha-1B adrenergic receptor, whose amino-acid sequence is MNPDLDTGHNTSAPAHWGELKNANFTGPNQTSSNSTLPQLDITRAISVGLVLGAFILFAIVGNIVVILSVACNRHLRTPTNYFIVNLAVADLLLSFTVLPFSAALEVLGYWVLGRIFCDIWAAVDVLCCTASILSLCAISIDRYIGVRYSLQYPTLVTRRKAILALLSVWVLSTVISIGPLLGWKEPAPNDDKECGVTEEPFYALFSSLGSFYIPLAVILVMYCRVYIVAKRTTKNLEAGVMKEMSNSKELTLRIHSKNFHEDTLSSTKAKGHNPRSSIAVKLFKFSREKKAAKTLGIVVGMFILCWLPFFIALPLGSLFSTLKPPDAVFKVVFWLGYFNSCLNPIIYPCSSKEFKRAFVRILGCQCRGRRRRRRRRRLGGCAYTYRPWTRGGSLERSQSRKDSLDDSGSCLSGSQRTLPSASPSPGYLGRGAPPSVELCAFPEWKAPGALLSLPAPEPPGRRGRHDSGPLFTFKLLSEPESPGDDGGASNGGCEAATDVANGQPGFKTNMPLAPGQF